The sequence TCGTAAATTCTGGATCAAACCTAGCGTAGCTTATTTGAGCGACTATATCCAAAAAAATAACATAGACTATGTTATAAGTAGCGGTCCGCCTCATAGTATGCACCTTATTGCTTTAGGACTCAAGAAAAAATTTCCGAAACTCAAATGGCTGGCTGATTTTAGAGATCCATGGACCAATATAGACTTTTACGAGAAATTAATGTTAAGTACCTGGGCTGACAAAAAACACCACGAGCAAGAACTCAGCGTTTTAAAAAATGCAGATTCGGTAGTAAGTATTGGTCAGGCGATGAGCGACGAGTTTGATGAGATGTTTCGCAAAGCAGGTGGGATAGAAAAGAATAAATTCAAGGTGATCACTAACGGTTACGATGAAGATGATGTGAGTGAAGGCCTGGAAATGAAAGATTCTAAATTTAGCATTGCACATATAGGAACCCTTGTAAAGGACCGAAATCCAGCATTGTTATGGAAGGTGTTAAGCGACCTTGTAAAAGACAATGCAGAGTTTAAAAAACAGTTGGAAATAAAATTAGTTGGTAAGGTTGATATTTATGTAAAAGATCAGATCGCCCTTTTTGGTTTGAGTGATTATGTTAGAAAGATAGACTACCTGCCTCACAACGAGGTTGTAAAAGAGCAACAAAGATCGCGTGTATTACTTCTTCTTGTAAACAATACAAAAAATGCAAAAGGTATTTTAACCGGAAAGTTTTTTGAGTACATGTCATCTGGAGCACCTATATTAGCCATTGGCCCAACAGATGGTGATCTTGCTAAAATTATTAACGAAACAAAAAGTGGATTGATAAGTGATTTTGATGACGAAGAAAATTTGAAACGAAATATTCTTACTTATTTTAAAGGCGGTTCAAATTTGCGCGATGAAGCCGCTATTTCACGTTACAGTAGAAAGGGTCTTACAAAACAACTGTGTGACCTTTTAAATACTTTGTAATCAGATGGTGAGTTGATTCAGTTTGTCAATAAAAAAGAGCGCCATTTTATTGGTGTAAAATTTGTCTTTGAATTGTCCCACCCATTGAATACCATTTACACTGTTGGTTAAAAAAACTTCGTCACCATTCATAAGTGTGTAAGAGGTAATAGCACTTTCAAAAGTCAGGATTTTATTTTCGGTAGCAAGACTCATGATTTGTTTTCGCATAACTCCCGCTACACAGCCTTCTGAAAGAGGAGCGGTGTAAAGCGTTCCGTTCTTCACTACAAAAATATTCGAGTTTATACTTTCGCAAATAGTGCCATTTTCGTTAATCAAAAAACAATCATCCAGCTTCATGCTCTGTTTAGCTATGCCTGCCATCACATACATAAGCGCATTACCACTTTTAATATTGGATAATTTATTTATCGATTTTTTAATATCTGCGTAAATATCCACCCAGTAGCCTTTTTGATTTATTTCATAGGGGGCCGGCAATTCTTCACTTTCAATTAAAAAAGAGATATCATTTGTTTCTGGCGTATAAAAACCACCATCGTTTCTAAAAACGGTGAGTCTCACCCTTGCGTGCGGTGCATGCACATTGTGTTTTAACAGATGTATGATAAACTCGTAAATATTCTCGGTATTAAGTTCGGCAGGCAGGTTCATACGCAAAACTGTCATGCCCAGTTTTAAGCGTGTAATGTGATCGCGCAAAAACATCACCTTATTGTTGCAGATCCGGATGGTTTCAAAAAGTGAGTCGCCATAGCGGAAGGCGCGGTTGGAGAAGGATACGCTTGGTTCGTAAATACTAATGAGATGTCCGTTAAGAATGCAATAAGTGTCCTTTGCCATTGGTGGTAGCCTTTGGATAACAAAAGTGCCTATAAAAGCGGGCTAATAACCTCAGTATCAATTTATTTAATAACAATGTAAAGTTAATGCAGGTTTTGGTGGTTACTATTCTGCCTTATTGTACAGTGAAAAGTATGACAAATTAGCGTTAATAACTATTTTGCACCGTATTTGATATAAGAAGCCTAACAATTACATTTGAAATAACTAAAAACAAAAAATTATGTTTGATAATAATGAATTTAGAAAGTATGCCACAAAGCACGCAGGCATAAACAGTTTAACTTACGACAGTTATACTTCCCGTATTCAATCTTCTTTAACTCCTTATATTATTGAAGAGCGTTCGCTGAACGTTGCGCAAATGGACGTTTTTTCACGTTTAATGATGGACCGTATTATTTTTTTAGGAACAGGTATTAACGACCAGGTTGCTAACATTGTACAGGCTCAACTTTTATTTTTGGAAAGTGTAGATGCGAAAAAGGATATTCAGATCTATGTAAATTCTCCTGGAGGAAGCGTTTATGCAGGGTTAGGTATTTATGATACCATGCAAATTATTAAACCGGATGTTGCGACTATTTGTACCGGAATGGCAGCAAGTATGGGTGCAGTGCTTCAATGCGCTGGAGCTAAAGGAAAGCGTACAGCTTTAAAACATGCGCGTATTATGATTCACCAGCCATTGGGTGGAGCAGAAGGACAGGCAAGTGATATTGAAATTACAGCCCGTGAGATTCAAAAGTTAAAGAAAGAGCTTTATGATATCATTGCTTTTCATAGTGGACAAACCTACGAAAAAGTATGGGCAGACAGCGACCGTGACTATTGGATGATTGCTCAGGAAGCTAAGGAATACGGTATGATTGACGAAGTTTTGGAAAGAAAATAAGTTTGATTGTATCTTTTAGAATTTTTAAGGGTTATGCGTTAAACGTATAACCCTTAATTATTTTAGTACTTAACAGTTTTTACCCATAATAATCACAAAATAGTTTTATAAATTTTGCGTTTATCAGAGTATTAAATATATTTGGATTATAGATATTTTAAAAAAGCACAAACATGAAAAAATTTCTTTGTCTAGTTTTAATTGGCGCAGGATTAACAGTTGCAGCTCAACCTAAAAAAGCACCTAAAATGGCACCGGTACTTGCTCCAGGTTATTACATCGGAAGTAAGAACGATACAGTTAGAGGCGAGGTGCAAACAAACCCTGATCCGGAAATTGAGTTGTATACGAAATTTAATTTCAGACCCGCAAAAGGCGGTAAAGTAATGCCGGTAGATCCTAAAAAAGCTAAAGCTTATGGTTTTGAAGGAAGACATTTTGTAATGTTGAATAATGGTGGCGAAATGATGTACCTCGAGCGTCTTGCCGAAGGCAGATTAAATTTCTACGAACATAAACATATGGGAAAAGTAGATGGTTATGATGCCATTGTTGCCGATTATTACATGCAGGATACGCGCGCTGAAGGCGCTGACGCCGGGTTAAAAGAAATTACCAAGATCTCTAATAAATTTTATAAAAAAGATCTTAAGCCTTACATGAAAGATCAGGCAATGATTTGGACGGATCTTGATAAATTTACTTTTAATAGAGAGACAGTGAAAAATGCTATAATTGAATTTAATAAATATTATGCACCTACTGCTAACTAGTAGAGTGTTAAAACAAAAAAAGCCGTCCCCAACCATGTGTTGGGGACGGCTTTTTTAATGCTCTGAAATGTTTATTTAGATGCTTTACCTGTATTCACTTCTTTCCATTGCACCAAATCTCTAATAACAACCGATGCACAGGTAAGTCCGAACGCTGCAGGCAAATATGAAATTGTGCCGTAGGCCGATTTTTTATACTTGCTTCCATCAGTTTTCATAATAGAATATTTAGCAGGAATCTCGGTGCTGTAAACTGATTTTATGCCCTTGTAAATATTCATATAGCGTAAACGCTTGCGCACATATTGGGCCATGGGACAAATATTTGTTTCTGCTATGTCTACCACTTTAATTTTGGTTGGATCCATCTTTCCACCAGCACCCATGCTGGATATGATACGTTGATTGTTGTAGTAAGCGGTTTGCAAAAGATAAAGCTTCGGCGAAATACTATCAATCGCATCGATAACATAAGAGAATTTCTGTGACATAAAGTCCTTCATATCATCCGGATTTTTAAACTGGTCAATGACCGTAAGATCTAAATCTGGATTTATAAGTTTTAAACGTTCACCCATTAAGTGTGCTTTGTTCATGCCGTGCGTAGAGCTCAAGGCTTGTAATTGACGGTTCCTGTTGGTAGGGTCAACCGTATCTCCGTCAATAATCGTCATTTTTCCAACACCGCTGCGACCTATGGCTTCTGCTGCGTATGAGCCAACACCACCTAAGCCCACAACCAATACGTGTGCATTATTTAATTTTTCTAATCCTTTTTGCCCTACTAAAAGGGCCGTGCGTTCCATCCAAGAAGTATCCATGTCTCTTTATTTTTAGTGCCAATTTTTAGCCATTAATAAACACATAGATACATAGATTGAATAGAAAAGACAAGATGTCTAAAGTTACACATAGGATACTTCGCAAGCGAAGTATGGGTAACGCAACACGTCGGGTAAAATGGAACTATGTTGCTGAAGTTCTCGAACTTTAGATAATGTCCATAATAGTATTTATTCAATGCAAACATATAAGGGGCTGAGAAAGTATAGAGTTCAATCTGTGCTACTAAATTCAGCAGCTGGTCGGGCACCTAGAATTTGAAGCAAAGCTTCAACTTTATGTATTCTATGCAATCTTCAGCGTCAAATTGATTCTATGTTTCTATGTGTTTTAATTTTTAGATTAGGTTTTACAATTTAAAGTTAAAGACTTTTTCGAAATTACTTTGTAATTGCTGTTTAATAATCTCTTCATCAATTCCTAAAAGTTCGGTTGCTTTTCTGTAAACATATTTTATCGAAAGATCTGCATCGTCGGTTTCTAGGAAGAAATTTTTGCGCCCCACATTTTTAATGGCCTTGGCAGCGTTAGATTCGTAGCCTAAAAGTGCTTTACCAAAAGAAAAATAAAGTCCTTCGTTCACGAGTATGCGCGCAATATTTTCGTTGTTATTAAAGCCGTGTACAATTACGGGTACTTTGTTATCGTTGAGGTTAAGGCAATTTATTAATTCGTTAAAAGCTTTTACACAGTGAATGATAAGGGGTTTATTTACCAGGTTCGCAATTTTAATTTGCTCAATAAAAACCTCCTGCTGAAGTTCGAAATCTACCTTGCTTAGTTTATCAAGTCCGCATTCGCCAACAGCAAGACAGCGTTTTTCATGGACCGAAATTTTTAAGTTTCGTAAATCTTCGAGGTAAGTCTCTTTTTGAATGTACCAGGGATGCAGTCCGTAAGAATAATGATTTGGTTTATCTGTTGTTCCAATGCTGAGATTTACCAATTCTAACTTGGCGTCATACAGCTGTGTATGCGTATGGATGTTGATAAACACGATTAATTTTTTTTAGAGACCGAATTATTTCCTGCATCAAACTTAGTAACTTTAAAACTTACTACTAAAGATGAATTCAGATAATTATAACAAAGTAACGTCAATAAACTTTTCCGAGCTCGAAACCCTTGTGGGAAAAGACTTTATAAGTTCGGGTACCGAACAACTTGAAAAGTACGGGCAGGATGAGACCGAAGACTTTGTTTTTTTACCCGAAGTGGTTGTAAAACCTCAAACGGTAGAGCAGGTAAGTGCTATAGCCCGACTCTGTAATGCTCACAAAATTCCTTTAACAACGCGCGGGGCGGGAACAGGATTAAGCGGCGGAGCGCTACCTGTAAAAGGCGGCGTATTAATGAGCATGGAGAAATTCAATAAAATTATCCAGATAGATGAGGCAAATTTACAGGCAACGGTTGAACCTTGTGTAATCAATTATATTTTTCAGGAAGAAGTAAAAAAACTAGGCTTATTTTACCCTCCTGATCCAGCGAGCTGGGGAAGTTGCAGCCTGGGCGGAAATGTAGCTCACAGCAGCGGAGGTCCCAAAGCCGTGAAATATGGCACAACCCGCGATTATGTCTTAAATCTCGAAATCGTGTTGCCCAATGGCGAAATTATCTGGACAGGCGCAAATACCTTAAAATATTCCACAGGTTATAACCTCACACATTTAATGGTGGGCAGCGAGGGCACTTTAGGCATTATTACCAAAATTGTTTTTAAACTTATTCCCCTTCCAAAACACGATCTCTTAATGCTGATTCCTTTTACAAGTGCCGAACAGGCTTGTAAAGCGGTAGGAGAAGTTTTTCGTGCCGGAATAACTCCTAGCGCTATGGAATTTATGGAGCGCGACGCTATTGACTGGAGTATTAAGTATTCAGGCGATGTTAATTTTGCGATCAAAGCAGAATGGCGAGCTCTACTATTAGTGGAAGTGGACGGCAATGACATGGAAGTGCTGATGAAAGACTGTGAAATGATTGGCGAAGTAATGCAAGCGAATGAATGCGACGAGATCTTATTTGCAGATAGCGCTGAGCAGAAAAATGCTTTATGGAAAATTCGGCGGAAAGTGGGTGAGGCGGTGAAAAGTAACAGTGTTTATAAAGAAGAAGACACAGTGGTGCCAAGAGCTGAATTACCCCGGCTTTTAAAAGGTGTAAAAGAGATTGGCGCCCGTTATGGATTTAAATCTGTTTGTTACGGACATGCCGGAGATGGCAATCTTCACGTTAACATTATCAAAGGCGATTTAAGTGATGATGTTTGGGAGAATGATCTTCCAAAAGGTATTAAAGAGATTTTTGAATTGTGTAAAGCCTTAGGTGGAACCATTAGTGGGGAGCATGGTATTGGTCTTGTGCAGAAAGAATATTTGCCAATAGTTTTCAGTGCCTATCACCTCGAAGTAATGAAAGGCATTAAAAAAGTTTTTGATCCCAACTATATTTTAAATCCGGGAAAGATTTTTGATTGAAAGTGAGTGCGAAGGAAAGGTTAATTAATACTGCATTAAGCTGTATTTCCAGCATTAAAGGGTGATCTAGATTATTTTACTAACTTGTAAATTAAATTTAATCAGCCATGAGAATATTTATCTTCTTGTTTTTTTGCGTTTTATTTTGCAAAGACCTTTTGGCGCAGGT is a genomic window of Sphingobacteriaceae bacterium containing:
- a CDS encoding tRNA threonylcarbamoyladenosine dehydratase codes for the protein MDTSWMERTALLVGQKGLEKLNNAHVLVVGLGGVGSYAAEAIGRSGVGKMTIIDGDTVDPTNRNRQLQALSSTHGMNKAHLMGERLKLINPDLDLTVIDQFKNPDDMKDFMSQKFSYVIDAIDSISPKLYLLQTAYYNNQRIISSMGAGGKMDPTKIKVVDIAETNICPMAQYVRKRLRYMNIYKGIKSVYSTEIPAKYSIMKTDGSKYKKSAYGTISYLPAAFGLTCASVVIRDLVQWKEVNTGKASK
- a CDS encoding 4-amino-4-deoxychorismate lyase, whose product is MAKDTYCILNGHLISIYEPSVSFSNRAFRYGDSLFETIRICNNKVMFLRDHITRLKLGMTVLRMNLPAELNTENIYEFIIHLLKHNVHAPHARVRLTVFRNDGGFYTPETNDISFLIESEELPAPYEINQKGYWVDIYADIKKSINKLSNIKSGNALMYVMAGIAKQSMKLDDCFLINENGTICESINSNIFVVKNGTLYTAPLSEGCVAGVMRKQIMSLATENKILTFESAITSYTLMNGDEVFLTNSVNGIQWVGQFKDKFYTNKMALFFIDKLNQLTI
- a CDS encoding ATP-dependent Clp protease proteolytic subunit (hydrolyzes proteins to small peptides; with the ATPase subunits ClpA or ClpX, ClpP degrades specific substrates), whose translation is MFDNNEFRKYATKHAGINSLTYDSYTSRIQSSLTPYIIEERSLNVAQMDVFSRLMMDRIIFLGTGINDQVANIVQAQLLFLESVDAKKDIQIYVNSPGGSVYAGLGIYDTMQIIKPDVATICTGMAASMGAVLQCAGAKGKRTALKHARIMIHQPLGGAEGQASDIEITAREIQKLKKELYDIIAFHSGQTYEKVWADSDRDYWMIAQEAKEYGMIDEVLERK
- a CDS encoding FAD-binding oxidoreductase — encoded protein: MNSDNYNKVTSINFSELETLVGKDFISSGTEQLEKYGQDETEDFVFLPEVVVKPQTVEQVSAIARLCNAHKIPLTTRGAGTGLSGGALPVKGGVLMSMEKFNKIIQIDEANLQATVEPCVINYIFQEEVKKLGLFYPPDPASWGSCSLGGNVAHSSGGPKAVKYGTTRDYVLNLEIVLPNGEIIWTGANTLKYSTGYNLTHLMVGSEGTLGIITKIVFKLIPLPKHDLLMLIPFTSAEQACKAVGEVFRAGITPSAMEFMERDAIDWSIKYSGDVNFAIKAEWRALLLVEVDGNDMEVLMKDCEMIGEVMQANECDEILFADSAEQKNALWKIRRKVGEAVKSNSVYKEEDTVVPRAELPRLLKGVKEIGARYGFKSVCYGHAGDGNLHVNIIKGDLSDDVWENDLPKGIKEIFELCKALGGTISGEHGIGLVQKEYLPIVFSAYHLEVMKGIKKVFDPNYILNPGKIFD
- a CDS encoding glycosyl transferase family 1 encodes the protein MSKVLILTYYWPPSGGAGVQRWLKFVKYMHLYGWQPIVYTAENGEIPVRDESLQKDVPEGTVILKTPIWEPYTLYKRFIGRKKEDKINASFLNESKKTGTTEKISIWIRGNFFIPDARKFWIKPSVAYLSDYIQKNNIDYVISSGPPHSMHLIALGLKKKFPKLKWLADFRDPWTNIDFYEKLMLSTWADKKHHEQELSVLKNADSVVSIGQAMSDEFDEMFRKAGGIEKNKFKVITNGYDEDDVSEGLEMKDSKFSIAHIGTLVKDRNPALLWKVLSDLVKDNAEFKKQLEIKLVGKVDIYVKDQIALFGLSDYVRKIDYLPHNEVVKEQQRSRVLLLLVNNTKNAKGILTGKFFEYMSSGAPILAIGPTDGDLAKIINETKSGLISDFDDEENLKRNILTYFKGGSNLRDEAAISRYSRKGLTKQLCDLLNTL
- a CDS encoding hydrolase TatD, whose amino-acid sequence is MVFINIHTHTQLYDAKLELVNLSIGTTDKPNHYSYGLHPWYIQKETYLEDLRNLKISVHEKRCLAVGECGLDKLSKVDFELQQEVFIEQIKIANLVNKPLIIHCVKAFNELINCLNLNDNKVPVIVHGFNNNENIARILVNEGLYFSFGKALLGYESNAAKAIKNVGRKNFFLETDDADLSIKYVYRKATELLGIDEEIIKQQLQSNFEKVFNFKL